GACATTGGATTGGGCCATGAATCGTTAATTGCTTAAAAGATCTGATAAAAGGAGAATTACAAAAAATCCAGTGGCATAGGTATGTAATATTTGTGGAAAACTAAGGGGTATTATCtttttgtacttctgttttaatatattagatacatgtattttttaaaaaaatcgggtccttatatattaaaaaatagggGGACAACGAATTGGATCCGGGGAGGTCGCACCGCTCGCCCCCTATCTAAGCCGGTCCTGGTCCCTGTTTAGCTAAACCaacctcaaaagaaacagagtTGCGATTGCAAAACCTAAAATATACAAACTCCATTGAGCTTGCGAAAATGGTGATATCAGCTACAATTCCATGAATCTCCGAGTAGCAGGATCCTTCTACAATAGCTGCCACCAGTTGCTTGGAGTCCTTCGAAGTTCACACTATTGTAACCCAGAGACAAAGCGTGATGCATTGCCTTCCTTATAATCTTGCATGACAATTTTAGGAGAAAACAAAAGTTGGTTaagaaataaattatcaaattttcaCTCAAAAATCATATCGGGAACACatgttattttatcaaaatccaGGGTTGTATATATACAGCAACTTTTGAGATATTGAACTGAGAACAAAAAGAAGTATAAAGTAgcgatatattttatataagcaAAATAAATTATCTCACTTTTTCTCCCGATCCTTAGGATCATCTGTCACGCTTCCGATACGTGGCTTACCGATCAGGAATGCCAAGATACTGAGCGCACCTCACAAGTCACGCCTCCATCATTTGCTTCTTAATACTATCCTTTAAATATGTTACaataagaaagaagaagaagttatatgccttttttcaaaaaagaagaagaagttatcacgaaaaaatcaaagaagagaagaagttatcatGGGTCAAGCCCTCAATACCGGTTCGTCCGTGACATGTCTTTTTAATGTTCATTTATAACGATATATACATTCCATTAATGAAAGTTTATcgtattttaatattaatatttttgttttcttttttggtgACACTTGATCATGGAGCGCAGCAAAAGGGAACGGTGAGTTAAATAGGAAAGACTTGGAAACTATGGCAGATAATTGCTACCGCAAACGCCTTGAAGAACAAGATGACGATCAAGAATGGTCTTTTGGCGACTTCTACCGTATTGTGGATGAAGCTGTCGAGTAATTTAAACCCTTCTTATACACTATGCTATGACTGGTACATGAGATGTGATTACACCTAACTTATTTTATTTGGTGTTGATAGAGAAATTAATAGAAGACTCGGTGGTACCCAACTTAAGGTGCCAAGTGTTGATAAATTACAAGAAGCTTATGAGGTAAATTCTTCCAGTTTCTGTTTTGTTAAACAGCTTTATTAACTCAAATTAGTGGTGGcatggttttctttttttttcatttgtaacAAAACTTGGGTTCATATTCGAAGTAAGGACACGATGGATTGCATCATAATCTGATAAAAACAAAGCAAACCAAAGTTAAAACATTAGATTTGCAAATATTACAGGCATATAATATAATTCATATTATATCTAACAAAATACTTAATagattttgtaaatgtatttaaaCATGTTATCTTATGTATTACACATATGGacgttataatattttaaagagattacaaaataatcaatattttaaaaaggtaaaaaacggataaataattattagtatatatatatattttaaaaattattataataaggACATTTTATACTTGAACCACGCCAGAGACACAATCTCGGTGAGGGGAAGAAGATATCAAAAGACGAGTTTCAGAAGCTTCTTCAGGAGGTTTTGATCGGAGCTGGGTTCACCGGGGTCGGAGGAGTAAAAGAGTTTCTACTCTTCATCTTTGGAGTTCCTGCCTTGACCGTATTCCTCAAGAACCGTATAGCTCCGACGTCTTTCCCCAACGACTTGCTCATCCCCGCCGTCACTTCCGCTACCGTCTTCCTCCTCGCCAAGCTCAACAAGATATGACTCTATTTGTTTGATCTTTTCTAgctttacatttttttctaaatttgtattgggTAACGTTTATGAGTGAATGCGTCAATGACTTTGAGTTAAATTTGGAGAAGTTTGTTTTATCTCTTACTTCTTTGATATTACAGGACCATTTTATTGTTCAAATTTGAAGTGGTTTTGGAAAAAGTTGTCCAACAAAAAAAGGTGGTTTggagaaccaaaccaaaataaacaATCAATAAATTAAAGAACAATAATTCTCGAATAGAAAACCTAACACTCTTGCCTAATAAGTCTGCAATGTGTTATTCGCCCGAGGAATAGAAGACagggtgaaaaaaaaaaacattgaaatgTTCCCTTGGCCTCTTCGTCTAAGTTAGTCCacttgtaaaatattatttattttattattataagaaTTAAGAAACAATGTACCTTTGCGTGAGAGGGAAGCAAGGAGATGCTAAATATAGAAACTTTGAGGGTCTTGCTTGTTTCTCTAAACTTCAAGGCCTTTCATTAGTTTGAGGACATGAACGAGTCATTCTTTGAGTAATggtaaaattagtttgaaaaACTGATTAGAAAAGATGAAATCTCGGAGACATTTTGTCTCCCATTTAAGTACTCTTTCTTTGGCCATGAGTCTTTGTTTGGTTTTGCAACATGGTTCAGAGAAATATTCAATCTAATAATGCTGCAATCTGAAGGAAAAAGTAAGCAAGATCTTTGCCTCTGATTCAATTATTACATTGAGATTATAAGAGGCAGAAAAGAAAATCACAAGTGAGACATATGTTTGTTGATTTCTTGGGCATGTGTACATCTTTGGCATTGTTATCTAGACAAGAACGCACATGTTACAGTTTTTCttagatatatattttcttagtttaaaaaaatgagCAAGGAACAAAGCTATGTTCTAAAAGCATGGGAGGTGACCGTGCGAAAGACGCAACAAGCCAAAAAGCGCGCAAACAGCGTTTTTGGAACAGTATCGGTATCTCCACACACGGATAACGATACTTCAACTGATGAGAACGATGATGAGACCAGCACAAACAGGAGCAGCTTAGAGGAATTTTACCACGCCGAGAGAGTACTGCCCAATGGAGACTACTACACAGGGCAATGGTACGATAGCTTTCCTCACGGCCATGGAAAATACCTATGGACAGATGGCTGCATGTACATTGGTGACTGGTACAACGGTAAAACCATGGGGAATGGAAAGTTCGGGTGGCCATCTGGTGCTACGTACGAAGGAGAGTTTAAAAGTGGGTACATGGATGGTACCGGCACATACACTGGTCCAAGTGGAGATGCTTATAAAGGCCAGTGGGTGATGAACCTGAAGCATGGACATGGTGTCAAGAGTTTTGCAAATGGAGATGCCTATGATGGTGAATGGAGGAGAGGTCTGCAAGAAGGTCATGGAAGGTATCAATGGAGTGATGGGTGTCATTACACTGGTGAATGGAAGAATGGTACTATCTATGGCAAAGGGAGCTTTGTGTGGACAAATGGTAATAGATATGATGGGTGTTGGGATGAAGGGTTCCCTAGAGGGAATGGGACTTATAAATGGGATGATGGGAGTTTCTATGTTGGTAACTGGTCTAAGGATCCAGAGGAGATGAATGGTACTTATTATCCATCAGGAAATGAAGGGAATCTTGAATGGGATCCTAAAGATTTGTTTGATAATTTGAGTGAGTACACTATATGCAGTGGAGAGAGGGTTCCTATGCTTCCTTCACAGAAGAAACTATCTGTTTGGAACTCTTCCAAACGTATAGAGAAGCCTAGGAGGGTGTCTGTTGATGGGAGGGTGAGTGTGGGTGTAGATAGAGCGTTTGAGAAGATGAATATGTGGGGGAATGAAACCGGTGAAGAAGGCACAGATTTGAGGAAGGAGTTGGATGCAGAGTTGATGAGATTGGAGGCTGAAGGCATTCGGAGCCTTAAGTCTAGCCCTGTGCCTATGAAACTACCAAAGGCAGGGAGGAAGCAAGGGGAGACTATTTCTAAAGGTCATCGCAATTACGACCTTATGCTTAATCTACAGCTAGGGATCAGGTAAATATGAGAGAGACTATGATTTATATACAATCTGATCTTtgttggtatatatatatgcacgtGGAGCCACGCCATTGTTTCTGGTGTCATGTTTAGTGGTTTTGTCTCCACAGACATTCTGTTGGAAGACAAGCTCCAGCGGCATCTCTTGATCTGAAACCTTCAGCTTTTGATCCAAAAGATAAGATATGGAGGAGGTTTCCACGTGAAGGAACTAAGTACACACCTCCACATCAATCTACTGAGTTCAAATGGAAAGATTATTGCCCACTAGTTTTCAGGTTAGTGTTTTCACATTCCTAGTAATTATGTCTTTCTTACACTTAACATGTTTTGCTTATGATTCAATTCTCCAGGAGCTTGAGGAAGCTATTCAAAGTAGATCCAGCTGATTATATGTTATCCATCTGTGGGGATGATGCCCTCAGAGAATTATCATCCCCTGGTAAAAGTGGGAGCTTTTTTTACTTAACAAATGATGATCGTTACATGATAAAAACAATGAAGAAGTCTGAAACAAAAGTAAGATTTGTTCAAGTTACCATATATTGTTGTTATTGGTGttaccaaatatttaaattgcaTATACTTAAAACGTCTTGATCTAGGTGCTTCTGAGGATGCTTGCAGCATATTACAACCATGTTAGAGCTTTTGAGAACTCTTTAGTAATCAGATTCTTTGGTCTACACTGTGTGAGATTGAATGGACCAACACAAAAGAAGGTAGATACAAAACATCTCTTAATGTGACATGGCCTTAGAAAGGGCTGGTTTGATctcatatctctctctctctcttggtctGGAACAGGTGAGGTTTGTCATAATGGGTAATCTGTTTTGTTCTAAGTACTCTGTTCACAGAATCTTTGATCTGAAAGGATCTTCTCTTGGCCGAACCACTGACAAACCCGAATCAGAAATCGATTCAAACACCATCTTAAAAGACCGTGACCTGAGTTTCATTTTCAGATTGCAGAAAGCATGGTACCAAGAATTCACCAGGTGGAAAACCATTCTACTCTACTCTTGATTGGTTAGTTTGTGCTTGTTTCATTTCTCATGTCTCATTGTTAAAACTACAGGCAAATAGATAAAGACTGTGAGTTCTTAGAACAAGAGAGGATCATGGACTATAGTCTACTAGTTGGTATTCACTTCAGAGAATCTTCAGTAGCTGGAGATCTGATTCCTTCTGGAGCTAAAACACCTATTGGTGAATCTGATGAAGAAGCATGCCATCGTCTCTCTAGAGCAGAGGTTGACCAACTACTTTCAGATCCCTCAAGGTAACATAACACAAGAGAACAATACCAACACTAGAATGATAATAAGTTACAAAAGAAACACTAGGAATGATAATAATGGTTGATATACTAAACCCTTCCAAAATttgaaacccaaaaccctatttgactaaataaattaatattggtTGGAAACGGGCGGATTCcgccaaaaacataaaatttcttttttctgtcagaaatataaaatttgttttctctctaaaaacttaaatgGCCatcccatttttcactaaaatataaaattttgtttttcaccaaaaaaaaaaaaaaatcatgttttctcgTCAGAAACTTAAGATCTGTTTTCCCAAAGGTTCACATAACCATGGGTTTGGTTATGGTTATGTTGTTGCAGGTGGGCTAGTATCAGACTGGGAACCAACATGCCAGCACGTGCAGAGAGAACGGTGAGGAAAAGCAGTGATAGCGAGCTTGAGCTTGTGGGAGAGCCAACGGGAGAGTTCTATGAAGTGGTGCTGATATTTGGTATCATTGACATTCTTCAAGATTATGATATCAGCAAAAAGCTAGAACATGCTTACAAAAGCATACAATATGATCCTTCCTCTATATCTGCAGTTGATCCAAAACAATACTCGAGGCGTTTCCGTGACTTTATCTTCAAGGCGTTCACAGATGATAATTGATTGTCTCTTTGCTTTTTAGGTTTCTTGTATCCCAGGAAATAGGGCtacatatataatttacatactTCGGCAAGGGCTCCGCAACTTGCAAGTATGAAACTcccattttgtttgtttcaattATATATCTTCAAGATATTTGTATTAAACTTTGTAATCAGTTGAAAACCATAGAAATGAAtatacttttttctttctttcttgtatAATGTTGTGTAGCCTTTCATCTTATGAAATGCATAATTCTTGTAGATATTGGTTTGAGCGAAGATGGTGGTTGAAATAATGTGAGATTCGCAGTATTAAGTGTGGTCCGGTCCATCAGATGTAGTTATAGTAGTAAAATTTCAAGTTttcaactaaaattttatttgttgttaAAAGCTGATATATTCTGAACGGTTTCAATAATCACATTGCTTTTTAAGATAAACTTGCTTTAGTTAAgaggaaaataataatatgtatacAGTCATGTTAACAGAACATGAGCTGGTGGTATACATTGATTTAGAACTGCAATTGTGACTGCTTctatttaagtatttatataaattgcAAGAAAGTATCTTTGATGCACCAATCAAAAGATTCAATTCAAAAGACTAAAACTAAACCTGATTGGTCATCATTTTggctataaattaaaaagattgttgataaaattgaaactttcttggtcTGGAAAGAGGTTGCTGAACAAGACAGCAGGcagatttttataaatatacacAACTTTGGGCAATGTAGTTACGTAGGTGATGatgctttcttttattttcttcaataaaGAAATAGAGTAATATTCCATTAATTGTTCTAAGTTAGTAACACTTGCTGTTTGGTGGGTAAGAATTGAGAAAtaatcttttgttttgttatgagATTTGCCCCCCACAGAGGCTCAGAGTACAGTATAGAATTAAATATGCGACTGTTCAAGCCAAGTTAATTACATCCACTAATATAGTTTTATAAGCGAT
This region of Brassica napus cultivar Da-Ae chromosome C5, Da-Ae, whole genome shotgun sequence genomic DNA includes:
- the LOC106356701 gene encoding phosphatidylinositol 4-phosphate 5-kinase 5 — its product is MSKEQSYVLKAWEVTVRKTQQAKKRANSVFGTVSVSPHTDNDTSTDENDDETSTNRSSLEEFYHAERVLPNGDYYTGQWYDSFPHGHGKYLWTDGCMYIGDWYNGKTMGNGKFGWPSGATYEGEFKSGYMDGTGTYTGPSGDAYKGQWVMNLKHGHGVKSFANGDAYDGEWRRGLQEGHGRYQWSDGCHYTGEWKNGTIYGKGSFVWTNGNRYDGCWDEGFPRGNGTYKWDDGSFYVGNWSKDPEEMNGTYYPSGNEGNLEWDPKDLFDNLSEYTICSGERVPMLPSQKKLSVWNSSKRIEKPRRVSVDGRVSVGVDRAFEKMNMWGNETGEEGTDLRKELDAELMRLEAEGIRSLKSSPVPMKLPKAGRKQGETISKGHRNYDLMLNLQLGIRHSVGRQAPAASLDLKPSAFDPKDKIWRRFPREGTKYTPPHQSTEFKWKDYCPLVFRSLRKLFKVDPADYMLSICGDDALRELSSPGKSGSFFYLTNDDRYMIKTMKKSETKVLLRMLAAYYNHVRAFENSLVIRFFGLHCVRLNGPTQKKVRFVIMGNLFCSKYSVHRIFDLKGSSLGRTTDKPESEIDSNTILKDRDLSFIFRLQKAWYQEFTRQIDKDCEFLEQERIMDYSLLVGIHFRESSVAGDLIPSGAKTPIGESDEEACHRLSRAEVDQLLSDPSRWASIRLGTNMPARAERTVRKSSDSELELVGEPTGEFYEVVLIFGIIDILQDYDISKKLEHAYKSIQYDPSSISAVDPKQYSRRFRDFIFKAFTDDN
- the BNAC03G23200D gene encoding uncharacterized protein BNAC03G23200D, which produces MGQALNTAKGNGELNRKDLETMADNCYRKRLEEQDDDQEWSFGDFYRIVDEAVEEINRRLGGTQLKVPSVDKLQEAYERHNLGEGKKISKDEFQKLLQEVLIGAGFTGVGGVKEFLLFIFGVPALTVFLKNRIAPTSFPNDLLIPAVTSATVFLLAKLNKI